From Streptomyces griseorubiginosus, one genomic window encodes:
- a CDS encoding SigE family RNA polymerase sigma factor — MREAVREREFREFAEARQGQLRRSAYLLCGDWHQAQDLTQTTLMKLYASWGRVRRDGNVEAYARTILTRAFIDQYRKRSWREEPTEDVPEPASAEPPVTPELRLVMQAALMELPPRYRAVLVLRFWEDWSVEQTAEALRVTPGTVKSQSARGLVRLRGLVEGLAGETSGR, encoded by the coding sequence GTGCGGGAAGCAGTCCGGGAGCGGGAGTTCCGGGAGTTCGCCGAGGCCAGGCAGGGGCAGCTCAGGCGCAGCGCGTACCTGCTGTGCGGGGACTGGCACCAGGCCCAGGACCTGACCCAGACGACCCTGATGAAGCTCTACGCCTCCTGGGGACGGGTCCGCCGCGACGGCAATGTCGAGGCATACGCCCGTACGATCCTCACCCGCGCCTTCATCGACCAGTACCGCAAGCGGAGTTGGCGGGAGGAGCCGACGGAGGACGTGCCCGAGCCGGCGTCGGCCGAGCCTCCGGTCACCCCGGAGTTGCGGCTGGTGATGCAGGCGGCGCTGATGGAACTGCCGCCCCGCTACCGGGCGGTGCTGGTACTGCGGTTCTGGGAGGACTGGAGTGTGGAGCAGACCGCCGAGGCGCTGCGTGTGACCCCGGGCACGGTCAAGAGCCAGAGCGCGCGCGGACTGGTCCGGCTGCGGGGGCTCGTCGAGGGCCTGGCCGGCGAGACGAGCGGGAGGTGA
- a CDS encoding peptidylprolyl isomerase encodes MSRVELTTNFGRIVLELADAEAPKTVENFLKYVGNGHYDGTIFHRVIDGFMVQGGGFTADMVQKPTLAPVPNEADNGLKNTAYTVAMARTSDPHSATAQFFINVSDNEFLNFTAKSPNGWGYTVFGKVAEGQDVVDQIKGVRTGSSRGHGDVPTQPVIIESAKVVD; translated from the coding sequence ATGTCCAGGGTCGAGCTGACCACAAACTTCGGCCGCATCGTCCTCGAGCTGGCCGACGCCGAGGCACCCAAGACCGTCGAGAACTTCCTGAAGTACGTCGGCAACGGGCACTACGACGGCACCATCTTCCACCGGGTGATCGACGGCTTCATGGTCCAGGGCGGCGGCTTCACCGCGGACATGGTGCAGAAGCCCACGCTGGCGCCGGTCCCGAACGAGGCCGACAACGGTCTGAAGAACACCGCGTACACCGTGGCGATGGCGCGCACCAGCGACCCGCACTCGGCGACCGCGCAGTTCTTCATCAACGTCTCGGACAACGAGTTCCTGAACTTCACGGCCAAGAGCCCGAACGGCTGGGGCTACACCGTGTTCGGCAAGGTCGCCGAGGGCCAGGACGTCGTCGACCAGATCAAGGGCGTACGGACCGGCAGCAGCCGCGGTCACGGTGACGTGCCGACGCAGCCGGTGATCATCGAGTCCGCGAAGGTCGTCGACTGA
- a CDS encoding Ku protein, translating to MRSIWNGAISFGLVSIPIKLVNATESHSISFRQIHTEDGGRVRYRKVCELEDREITQSEIGKGYEDADGTIIPITDEDLAHLPLPTAKTIEIVAFVPADRIDPLQMDAAYYLQAGGAPAAKPYTLLREALKRSNKVAIAKFALRGRERLGMLRVVEDAIALHGLLWPDEVRAPEGLAPDTKVTVSDKELDLADALMDTLGEIDLDELHDEYREALEEVVAAKAAGEAPPEAPEPARSGKVLDLMAALEKSVREAKESRGEEPGEVRQLPQRKSARAAPKQTGGKKSTAKATPAKKTAAAKKTTAKSTAKSTARSSQGTKKTASAKKTTSAKKTTAKKTTARKRTA from the coding sequence GTGAGATCCATATGGAACGGCGCCATCTCGTTCGGCCTGGTCAGCATCCCGATCAAGCTGGTCAACGCCACCGAGAGCCACTCGATCTCCTTCCGCCAGATCCACACCGAGGACGGCGGCCGGGTCCGCTACCGCAAGGTTTGCGAACTGGAGGACCGTGAGATCACCCAGTCGGAGATCGGCAAGGGCTACGAGGACGCGGACGGCACGATCATCCCGATCACCGACGAGGACCTGGCCCATCTGCCGCTCCCCACGGCGAAGACGATCGAGATCGTCGCCTTCGTGCCGGCCGACCGGATCGACCCGCTCCAGATGGACGCCGCGTACTACCTCCAGGCGGGCGGCGCCCCCGCGGCCAAGCCGTACACCCTGCTGAGGGAAGCCCTCAAGCGCAGCAACAAGGTCGCCATCGCCAAGTTCGCACTGCGCGGCCGGGAACGCCTCGGCATGCTCCGGGTGGTCGAGGACGCCATCGCGCTGCACGGACTGCTCTGGCCGGACGAGGTCCGCGCGCCCGAGGGACTCGCCCCCGACACCAAGGTCACCGTCAGCGACAAGGAACTCGACCTGGCCGACGCCCTGATGGACACCCTCGGCGAGATCGACCTGGACGAACTGCACGACGAGTACCGCGAGGCCCTGGAGGAGGTCGTCGCCGCGAAGGCCGCGGGGGAGGCCCCGCCGGAGGCCCCGGAACCGGCCCGCAGCGGCAAGGTGCTCGACCTCATGGCCGCGCTGGAGAAGAGCGTGCGGGAGGCGAAGGAGTCGCGGGGCGAGGAGCCGGGCGAGGTCAGACAGCTGCCGCAGCGCAAGTCGGCGCGGGCGGCGCCGAAGCAGACCGGCGGGAAGAAGTCGACGGCGAAGGCCACCCCGGCGAAGAAGACGGCCGCGGCCAAGAAAACGACGGCGAAGTCGACCGCGAAGTCGACGGCCAGGTCGTCACAGGGGACGAAGAAGACGGCGTCGGCGAAGAAGACGACAAGCGCCAAGAAGACGACCGCGAAGAAGACGACGGCTCGGAAGCGGACCGCGTGA
- the ligD gene encoding non-homologous end-joining DNA ligase, with protein sequence MTPITEVEGRRLALSNLEKVLYPATGFTKGELLHYYATTADVLLPHLRDRAVSFLRYPDGPDGQVFFAKNVPPGTPDWVTTAEVPRSEGPARMVLVQDLASLMWAANLVTEFHTHQWLVGAPEEADRLILDLDPGAPATIVECCEVALWLRERLAADGVEAYPKTAGSKGLHLLAAVRGASSDQVSEYAKRLAVEAERALPRLALHRMTRNLRPGKVFVDWSQNAARKTTATPYTLRARAVPLVSAPVTWGEVEECGAPGRLAFQAGDMVPRLQDYGDLLAPLLDAERAALLPGA encoded by the coding sequence ATGACGCCGATCACAGAGGTGGAGGGGCGACGGCTCGCGCTCAGCAATCTGGAGAAGGTGCTGTATCCGGCCACCGGCTTCACCAAGGGCGAGCTGCTCCACTACTACGCCACCACCGCGGACGTCCTCCTCCCCCATCTGCGTGACCGTGCCGTCTCCTTCCTGCGCTATCCGGACGGGCCCGACGGACAGGTGTTCTTCGCCAAGAACGTCCCTCCGGGTACGCCCGACTGGGTCACCACCGCCGAGGTGCCGCGTTCCGAGGGGCCGGCCCGCATGGTGCTGGTCCAGGATCTGGCGAGCCTGATGTGGGCGGCCAACCTGGTCACGGAGTTCCACACCCACCAGTGGCTGGTCGGTGCGCCCGAGGAGGCGGACCGGTTGATCCTCGACCTCGATCCGGGGGCGCCCGCGACGATCGTCGAGTGCTGCGAGGTCGCGTTGTGGCTGCGGGAGCGGTTGGCTGCGGACGGTGTCGAGGCTTATCCCAAGACGGCTGGGTCCAAGGGGCTGCACCTGCTGGCGGCGGTGCGGGGTGCGTCGTCCGATCAGGTGTCGGAGTACGCGAAGCGGCTGGCCGTGGAGGCGGAGCGGGCTCTGCCGCGGCTCGCTCTGCACCGGATGACGCGGAATCTGCGGCCCGGGAAGGTGTTCGTGGACTGGAGTCAGAACGCCGCGCGCAAGACGACTGCGACGCCGTACACGCTGCGGGCGCGGGCGGTGCCGCTGGTGTCGGCGCCGGTCACGTGGGGGGAGGTGGAGGAGTGCGGGGCGCCTGGGCGGCTGGCCTTTCAGGCGGGGGACATGGTGCCCCGGTTGCAGGACTACGGCGATTTGTTGGCTCCGTTGCTGGATGCGGAGCGGGCGGCTCTGTTGCCGGGTGCCTAG
- a CDS encoding nuclease-related domain-containing protein: MSSLRVVPTWRHGQERLYVCLTDGRNIAWYDREAARVNLLSEDRREDVLDVLGPFLTGPVAVGPPPVPTPAELARLTLHPDDDLAPNRPGEALQIALDRDPGPAHRIRRDPRRRALEAEQTVGEALDRLDGAGWHTLHSVPLPGGDRVHHLLIGPGGLFAVHALYARKQRVTIADPMVTLGRRDPHPLLRRVRADADRAAYALTAEVHPILALVSPSDITTTLPPRDLRILTERDLDGLSRLGGTLKPADVEALHAMARDRHTWSKV; the protein is encoded by the coding sequence ATGAGCTCACTGCGCGTCGTACCGACCTGGCGCCATGGTCAGGAGCGGCTCTACGTCTGCCTCACGGACGGCCGGAACATCGCCTGGTACGACCGTGAGGCGGCCCGGGTCAACCTGCTGAGCGAGGACCGCAGAGAGGATGTGCTGGACGTCCTCGGGCCCTTCCTCACCGGCCCGGTGGCGGTGGGCCCGCCCCCGGTGCCGACGCCTGCCGAACTGGCCCGGCTCACCCTCCACCCGGACGACGACCTCGCGCCCAACCGTCCCGGCGAGGCTCTCCAGATCGCCCTGGACCGCGACCCGGGGCCCGCGCACCGGATCCGCCGCGACCCGCGCCGGCGTGCCCTGGAGGCCGAGCAGACGGTGGGCGAGGCGCTGGACCGCCTCGACGGGGCGGGCTGGCACACCCTGCACTCCGTGCCGCTGCCCGGCGGCGACCGCGTCCACCACCTTCTGATCGGCCCCGGCGGACTGTTCGCGGTGCACGCCCTGTACGCCCGCAAGCAGCGGGTGACGATCGCCGACCCGATGGTCACCCTGGGCCGCCGGGACCCCCACCCCTTGCTCCGCCGCGTCCGAGCCGACGCCGACCGCGCGGCCTACGCCCTGACAGCCGAGGTCCACCCGATCCTCGCCCTGGTGTCCCCGTCCGACATCACCACCACCCTCCCACCCCGAGACCTCCGCATCCTCACCGAGAGAGACCTGGACGGTCTGTCCCGCCTGGGCGGCACCTTGAAGCCGGCCGACGTGGAGGCCTTGCACGCGATGGCGAGGGACCGGCATACGTGGTCGAAGGTCTGA
- a CDS encoding protein-tyrosine phosphatase family protein, producing MRTRRKQPDVPAPERAWNEIVPGLWMGGHEFQGLSGQREFAVVRDEFDVVQTLLRLPGHGPDPGVEHHVWPIPDGPLDGTQLAGVIRLAQAASDALDEGRKVLVRCYHGYNRSGLVVAHALMRRGHTADAAIRLIRGRRSPWALHNELFVEYLQAGLSTARLLEELTE from the coding sequence TTGCGGACCCGCAGGAAGCAACCCGATGTACCGGCTCCGGAGCGGGCGTGGAACGAGATCGTGCCCGGGCTGTGGATGGGCGGGCACGAGTTCCAGGGCCTGTCCGGACAACGGGAGTTCGCCGTCGTACGGGACGAGTTCGATGTCGTGCAGACGCTGTTGCGGCTGCCGGGGCACGGTCCCGATCCCGGGGTGGAGCACCATGTGTGGCCGATTCCGGACGGCCCGCTGGACGGCACCCAGCTCGCGGGCGTGATCCGGCTGGCGCAGGCCGCGAGTGACGCACTGGACGAGGGCCGCAAGGTCCTCGTCCGCTGTTACCACGGCTACAACCGCTCGGGCCTGGTCGTGGCCCACGCCCTGATGCGTCGGGGGCATACGGCGGACGCGGCGATCCGGCTGATCCGGGGCCGCCGCTCGCCGTGGGCGCTGCACAACGAACTGTTCGTCGAGTACCTCCAGGCCGGACTGTCGACGGCCCGGCTGCTGGAGGAGCTGACCGAGTAG